In Hahella sp. HNIBRBA332, the genomic window TTAAGTAGGTCAGTTATCTATTGGCCCGGTACTCTAAATTGAGACTTTTCTAACGCCGAGGTTACTAAATATTGCCCAGTAACCATCGACTTGAAAGGCCCATGGATATGCATGTTTCTAACTCTAATGGCGTAACCTCAGACCAGAGCGTTTCGCCGCAATCTGTCTCGCCTCAAAGGACAAACCCAGTAGCTACTTCCACACCAGTACAAACTTCCGCATTAGCTGGGAATATGGAGGCTGGAACAAGCAGGATGGACCCAGGTCAGCTGCAGAGTTCGTTTAAGGGCTTTGAGGCAAAGCTTCCCGATGGTTCAGGGGAATATTTTAGTAAGAACTTGAAGAGCATTGACGCGACGCTAACCGCTGCAAACAACATTGGAAATAACGGATCCGCCAGTTTGGCTGAAAGCTTTTTTGTGAAAGAAGATGCGACTTACCTATCCAGAATAAAAGAAGTCATGCTGGAGAACGCAAACTTGTCCGCGAAGACTTCCAGTACTGGTGGGAAAGATAATCTGACAGGTCAGGAAGCCCGTCGGGGTGGAGATGATCAACTGAATCGTTTGGAACAGTATCGAACGCCGAATAAACCGCTGGAAGGTCAGAAGCCTCTCTCATCTGACGCTCTCAACCTCTTGGATAAGGAACTGAAAAGGACGCATAGCACATTACAGTACAAACTCAACACCATTGAAAGAATGAATAAATACTCTGGAGATGAAAAAAGTTTGGCTAAGGTGAAGGGGCTTACAAAAGGTGAAGCATACTCAACCAATATTCGGCCTAAGCTTGAGTCCAAAGATATTATGCTTTTGCCACAAGGGGCTCCGTTAGCAGGCGTATTTCCACAGAAAGACCATTTGAAGCTAAGTGGTAGTGAAGATATATCTAATTTCGACCGTCTTGTTGAGCACGCGAATAAGTTGCTGACCGAATACAATCTGACGGATGTGCCGGAAGCTAACGATAAGGGTAATCCAAAGGATAAAAGTAAAAACGATACAAATAATAGAATACTGCCAAATAAAACAGGATGCGTCTGTATTATGTACGCCAAAGAGAAAAATAAAGCAGGAGAGGTAACCTATATTCCTTTCTTTGGTGTAAGCGGAACAGCTAAGTCAAAGGACGATATGGTCGACCAATTTGGATTGCCCCCTCTGATAAACAATGATCAATTGGATAATACTGGAAGCGAAAAAACGTTGTTAGGAAAAACGATGCAGGATCGTTTCTTTGGCGTACTTGAGAATAAGCTAATACGAGATCATTTAGGCCTTAAAAATCCTTCCCTTCAGGCTACGATGAGCGCTGTGACCTATGAAAATAAGATTGATGGCGGAAGGGAGGGGCGGGTTGGCACTTGGGCTGATCAAAATTACGGCAGTGATAAGCAGGATATTCGCAAGCACAGCTCGCAGATTGAGAGTTGGAATTCTTTGCATTGCGCTGAGCCTGCAGCAGTGTTGGCGGCGGCAAATCTTTATCCAAGAATGGCGGATATGGACTTATCGATTCCGTACGAGGCAACATTATCTGATCAGCGTAATGTAAATACTTTTGGTAAGCATACATGTGGCCGATGCGCCATCTCAGAAGTGCGTTTCGCCGGCTATGCGGAAAACAACGCTAGAGTTGAAGTAAAAATGTACTCAGTTCTACTGGGTAACCAAAACACTATTGATAATGAACTAAGCCTAAAAAATACGCTAAATGATAGCAAGTTGCTAAATAATAAATCTCAGGATGGAGAAAGCAGACAGGCATATGGTTCCAAGTTCGATGACATGGAGAAAACTATTCAGCTGTTACATGATCTTGGAATACACCATAGCTCTAGTAGTCCGTTCGCAAGAGAAGCTGGCGCGGAGCCGGGCATTGTTAAGCAAACTGATCGCGTGAGGGCGCATAGATCGAATTCTTATTAATGTTTTTGCATCCGCAATCCTATCTGGCCATCTTCACTGATGGCGCGCGGGATCTGAGCCATAGAAAGCGATGGCTCCCGCGCTTTTACAAAACTGATCCGTGCGCAGAACCATAATCTGAGCATTTTCTCTCTCCATGGATAAATAGTTCGCAAGCGGGTGAAGGGGTAACGGGTCGAAAAACGCCATCCTCGTACAAGCGTAGGGAATAACGCGTATCACTCTACGCGATAAAAATAACACTTACGAACTTAACAAGGATCTATGGAATGTCAGTTCACAGAATAAATGGAATACCCGAATTTTTCGCATATATGAATACCTGGGCTGGTGGGGATGGCTGGTATGTGGTTGGCGGCTGTGCGGCCTGGATGCATATCGCCAGAGCGCCCAGAAACATGTCTGAAGGCGTGGAGGAGTATAGAGCTATTTTTCCGCATGATATTGAAGTGGTCGTGGCGCCAGCGGCCCGAGAGAGGATTATCCAGTCACTGGAAGGAAGAGAGTTGGTGGTCGCTGTTGGCAGTTTTGGCGATCTGGCTGTTGACCTGATTGGAGGCGCGGACGGGATGGTGGCGGAAAAAGTGCGATCCTGCGTGCATATCGCTGGAGGGAATGTCCTCAATATTGATGACATCATCACGGCTTATAATAAATCGGGAAATCCTGAAAAGCAGGCCAAGCGCAAAAAACGCGTCGCGATGCTGAAGTGCGTTAAGGGACACCTGGAACTCAACCAGGATAATATTGACCGTCAGAAACCCGCCCAATCCCTGTTTGAAGAAATGTTCGCAAGGACGAAGAAGTAATCGTTCTTTAAATATAAATCAGATAGTTTCTACTCTATGGGGTCTGTCTAAAGCAGGCTCCATACTTCTTTAATGAACGAAACAGTATAGCGATGCGTTCAAAACAAATAGGCAGTTCGGGGCTTTTCTGTACGATAAGGGAGAGTAAATGGCGCGCCCGAGAGGATTCGAACCTCTGACCTTTGCCTCCGGAGGGCAACGCTCTATCCAGCTGAGCTACGGGCGCTTTAGGGCAGGTTGTGATGTAGAGTTCGTTCGAGACTCAACAAAACAGGGTGCATATGATAGGTAGATTGTAGTTTTCTGTCTATGTCTGAATCGCGTTTGACGCGATTTTTCTTGATTACTCTTCTTTTATTCCGGTCTATGACGAAGATTCTGGTCGTAAGTTGATATGGCCGTTGGCTCTGGTTATGGATGTCCCGCTTCTTTTATTTATGTGTATTTATGCACCACTTTGTTAGTTTGCAGGCGCTTTAGTGGCGCGAATGTGGGCGTCAGCTGGGGCGTCTGCGGCTTGTCTGTTTGATGCTTTTTACGCTAAATCAGAAGGTTAGGGCGTGGCATATTTTATGCTGAACGATTATGGAAGCCTGGCGTTGACGCTGTAGGCCGACGCGCTGAGGGTTGGGCGCTTTTTACTGAGCTTAAAACACTACCGTAATAGTAGGAGTGGACAATGCAATCAGGTCTGGTTAGTACTTGGCGAGACGCAGCAGCCTCTTTCACCTTTGCCGATAGCCCCGGCGCATCCGTCCTTGTAGTTTTGGCGTTAGGAGCGATGGCTTATGCAATGGCGCGCGCCGCCTCCGCACAGCGAGCGCAGAAAAAAGTCTATGTAAGACGCCGGGACGATTGAAGCGATCAGGCAGGGCGAGCTTGTTTTCCCCTGCCTTTTTTTGGCCTGCGCCAGTCAACCATCGCGTTGACCTACGCCCAGCAACAAGGAGTCTAGGGATGGTGGATTTTCAGATGACCCGCGCCGCCGCGCATTTAGGTTTGCAGGTGGTCGCTGTGGCGTTAGAGGACGTGAACAACAGGGACTATACGCCTTATCTGCATGCGCTAAGAAAAGTAAAATTGGCGCAGGTGATGTCGGCGTATCAGGGTTGTGATCTGGACACTGACCCTCATATTGGAGGCTATCGTCGGTTAAAGGAATCGGTGGCGCGATCCTGGAAACGCTTCCCGGTCTCTGTGGAAAACCTGATCGGAATCCTGCGGCGCAATGGCGATATCCCGTTGATCAGTCCTGTGGTGGATATCTACAACTTGATGTCTTTGGAACGAAGAATATCCATTGGCGCCCATGATATCGACAGGCTGGAAGGCGGCGTGCGTCTGGATATCACCCGGGGCATAGAGATGTTCGCCCCCTTGGGGAGTGTGGATCGGGCGCGAGCGCCGGTAGGCGAGTTCGCTTATCTGGATGCCGCTGACCGGGTGCTGTGCAGGATGGATTGCCGACAATCCAGGGAGACTTGTCTGCAGCCGTCGAGCCGTAGGGTTTTATTGATTTTTCAGGGACATGCCGACATGGCTGCGGAGAGCGTGCGCGCCGCCGCCAACAGTTGTATCGATCTAATCCTGACCTACTGCGGCGGCGACTGTACGCAGCGGTTCGAATGTCTGCATGAATGAGGTTTATGGGGTATTTCCACGGCGGAAATATATTCCTTTTGGCGCAGTGCAACGGCCCGATATCCACTTTACAATCGACTTATATTCATTGCAGTCCACATTTACAGACACATACTGGAGTAACGCATTCATGGATCTTAGCTGTTTCAAAGCCTATGACATCAGAGGCCGCGTGCCTGACCAGCTGAATAACGATATCGCGGAACGGATTGGCCGCGCCTATGTTGAGGTGACCGGAGCTAAGAAAGTAGTGGTTGGCTATGACATCCGCCTGTCCAGCCCCGCCATGGCCGAAGCCCTGAGCAAAGGTTTGATGGCGGCAGGCGCTGATGTTTACGACATCGGGCTGTGCGGCACAGAGCAAGTGTATTTCGCGACTTTCTATCACAAGATGGACGGCGGCATCATGGTCACCGCCAGCCACAATCCCCAGGATTACAACGGCATGAAGCTGGTTGGCGTGGACTCCCGCCCGATCAGTTCCGATACTGGCCTGCTGGATATCAAAGGCAAGGTTCCAGGTGAATTCAAAGACGCCGAGAAGCCTGGCTCCTATCACAAACTGGACACCCTGGAAGCCTATATCCAGCATCTGCTGACCTATGTTGACGCGTCTGCGTTGAAGCCAATGAAGGTCGTGGTCAACGCCGGCAACGGCGGCGCAGGTTTGGTTATCGATGAGCTGGAAAAGCACCTGCCGTTTACTTTCGTCAAAGTGCATCACGAGCCAGACGGCCATTTCCCACACGGAGTGCCTAACCCTCTGTTGATGGAGAACCGCGACAGCACTCGGACTGCGCTGCTGGAGTCCGGCGCTGATTTTGGCGTAGCCTGGGATGGCGACTATGACCGCTGCTTCCTGTTTGATGAAACCGGACGCTTCATTGAAGGCTACTACATCGTAGGTTTGCTGGCGGAGCAGCTGCTGCGCAAGCATCCTGGCGCAGGCATCATCCACGATCCGCGTTTGGTCTGGAATACCATCGACGTGGTCGAAGCGGCAGGCGGCAAGGCCATTCAGAGCAAGACCGGCCATGCCTTCATTAAGCAACGTATGCGTGATGAAGACGCGGTGTACGGCGGCGAGATGAGCGCGCACCATTACTTCCGTGATTTCGCCTACTGTGACTCTGGGATGATTCCCTGGCTGATGGTGGCGGACCTGATCAACGCTACCGGCAAGTCGCTGTCCAGTCTGATTGACGATCGCATGAAAAAGTATCCCGCCAGTGGCGAGATCAACCGCACGTTGGAAGACGCTGGCAAAGTGCTGAAAGCGATCGAGGAAGAATACGCGCCCAAGGCGAAATCCGTGAACTTCGTGGATGGCCTGAGTGTGGAATTCGATGACTGGCGCTTTAACCTGCGTATGTCCAACACCGAGCCCCTGGTGCGCTTGAATGTGGAGTCACGTGGGGATCAGGCGTTGATGGAAGCGAAGACCGCGGAACTGCTGGCGAAAATCGACAGCATCTGATTCGGCTGAACTATCGGTATAAAGTCAGATACAGAAAAGGCCGGCGTTCTTCGGAGCGCCGGCCTTTTATTTTATGCGTGACCCGCCCTGAATAGATCAGGGGGCGCGTTTCCAGGAAATATCCACCAGCTTACCGGCTTCAAACCTCAGGATGAACAGGGTTTTGTTGGGCTGCAGATAAATCCAGCGCTCGATTTTGAACTCGCGCGTTTTGTCATCCGTCAGACCATAACCGATCAGACTGACATCGTCTGGCTGGCCGCATTTGGCCTGGACTTCGTAATCCAGATCTGATTCCGAGACCAGATCTTTGCCGCATCGCAGCGCCCAGCTGGAAGCGGACACAGAACAGAGTATAAGTGTCAGGAAGAGGCGCTTAACGCCTGATGAGAGGACCATGCTTGAACCACCGCCATAAACCAGATGATATATAAGGAGGCTATCAGCAGATATATGAACACTCGCTGAACAGGCTTCCTGCCAGATGCTTGCTCTTCCGTCTGACCAACGCTCTCCACCCAGCGGATATAAAGATTGCCGCAAAAACCTGAGATGACCAGAAAGCTGGAAATAATGGGTATCAGCCAAAGTCCGGGGGAGACTACTTCGCCTTGTTTCGCCATTTGGGCGAACAGATACATAGAGCCGATCAAGGCGGCGAGGGCGACGAATTCTGTGATGATGAGGTGGCGTCTATAAGGTGCGAGGCGCATCAGCGTTACCATGACGTTGCTGGATTGGAGTCTGCGCTGAGGGTAATAAGCGCGGCCCCTCCGCTTTTGGCGTCGGGGTAGGCTCGAGCCTTGTGAGCGCGAACAAGTGCGCTCGGATAAGCGCGTCGGGCATTATAGCGGGGCTGGAATGGCGAATCCACTTTTCGTCCCGAGTCGTAGAATGGAGGTCAGTTAACCGCTTTGGAGGCAGGCGATATGAGTCTTTTCAGGCTTTCGCCCGGGAACTGTCATGGATCAAAATGCGCGCCGCAGGTCCTTTGATAACCCGGAGCCTCTGCTTTATTTCTGCGGCGATGCCGTTATAATGCGCCATTAATAATTTTAAGCTGCTGATGAGGATGGGTCGTGAAGACAACCGTGAAAGCGATTACCGCAATGTTGGCGATGGTGTTTGCGGGCACTGTGTGGTCATTAACTCCAGCTGAAGAGAAGATTGCAGAGCGCATTAAGCCCGTAGGCGAAGTGTGCGTGGAAGGTCAGGAATGTAAAGCCGCTCAGGCCGCTGTCGCCGCCGCTGCGCCATCCGGCCCTCGCGAACCGGCTGATATATATGGCAGTAAGTGTTTCACCTGTCACGATACCGGCGTCGCCGGCGCGCCGAAGAAAGGCGATGTGGCGGCCTGGGCTCCACGTATCGAACAAGGCATCGACACATTGGTGACCCATGCGATCAACGGCATCAAAAGTATGCCTCCACGGGGCACTTGTAGCGATTGTACCGACGATGAGATCAAAGCTACTGTCGAGTTTATTGTAGAGCAGAGCCAATAAGCTCTTCTTACGTAGCAAAAGAAACCGCCGCGAGGCGGTTTTTTTTCGCCTGTTGTTTCCTTTTTCTATCCGCCCTCCTTTATTTTTGTGGGCGCTCTGCGTGAGACTCCATTCTTATCAATAGGTTAAATGATCGCCTTATGGCGAATAAAATTCTATTGAATGTAAAATGAATACAAAATGTATTCAAAAAGGATTTTTTATGTAAATATGATCCTTCGATAGCAATTCAGGTCTCCCTGAACCAACAAGAGGTGCAAACCCAATGAGAATAAGAAGACTCTGTTTATCCTTTCTGCTTTCGTTATCCGCATCCACTGGCTTCGCCGCCACTAAATGGGATATGCCTACCCCGTATGCGGATGGGACTCATCACACACAGAATATTCGTGAATTTGCGACGGATATTGAAAAAGCCACTGGCGGCGATCTGAAAATCGTGGTGCATTCCGGCGCCTCCCTGTTTAAGCATCCTGAAATTTTCCGCGCCGTGCGCACCGGTCAGGCTCCCATTGGCGAAGTTTTCATGGGGCTGCTGGGCAATGATGATCCCATCTATAAAGTTGATAACATTCCATTTCTGGTGACCAGTTTTGATGGCGCCAAAAAACTCTATGACGCGAGTCGCCCACACATTGAAAAGAAACTGGAGAAGCAAGGCCTTAAACTGCTCTTCAGCGTGCCTTGGCCGCCTCAGGGCATTTACACCAAGGAAAAACTGGCTGCTATCGACGACCTGAAAGGGCTGAAGATGCGCGCATACAGTCCATCCACATCGCGCTTGTCCATACTCTTGGGCGCGACGCCTACGACCGTCCAGACTCCGGAAATTCCTCAGGCGTTCAGCACCGGCATCATCGACGCCATGGTGACCTCTCCCACGACGGGCGTTTCCAGTCAGGCCTGGGACTTTTCCCGTTATTACATGGATAGCCGCGCCTGGATTCCGAAGAATATGGTGTTCGTGAATCTGCGTTCCTTCAAACGTCTGAGCAAGGAACAGCAGGATGCGGTGCTGCAAGCGGCCAAAGTGGCGGAAGAGCGCGGCTGGAAAATGGCGGAGCAGGAAACCACTGAGAAAACGGCTGATCTGGCCAAGCATGGCATGAATGTGACTGAACCCACACAGGCTTTTATCAGCGAGTTCAGTAAAGTCGGTCAGACCATGGCGAAGGAATGGCAGGACGAAGTCGGCGCCGAAGGCGTTGAAATCGTGAAAGGACTCAACGGCGGCTAATACTCTTGTAGCTATAGCGCCGGTTCTTCGGGCGGGCTCTCAAGAGTCCGCCGCACCAAATAAAAATAATACCCATAAACGCTGTGGGATGATGAAAATGCTGAGACATACGCTCGATTGCCTGTATAAGTCCGGCCTCGTCCTGGCGTCCGTCAGTATGGTGCTGATCTGTCTGCTGATGACGATGCAGATAGTGGGACGCTGGTTTGGTCTGATTGTTCCTTCCGTGGAAGATTTCGTCGGTTACTTCCTGGCCTCGGCCACCTTTTTCGCCTTGGCGTACAGTTTTCGCCACAACAGCCACATCCGCGTGACTTTTCTCACCCGCCAAGTAAAAGGCGTCGCGCAACGTTATGTGGAGCTGTTCAACCTGACCGCATTGCTGATTCTGGTCGGCTTTATCACTTATGCGGTCGGTGCCTTTGTGTGGGAAACCTATGAATTCAACGACGTCAGCTCGGGCTACATCGCCGTACCTTTATGGATGCCGCAAAGCGTGATGTTGGCGGGGCTGGCTTTGTTTTTTATCGCTGTGCTGGACGACTGGATCACCGCCCTGCTCAAACGTAAACCCAGCTACGTGACGGCTCAGGAAGCCGGCGAAGCGGCGGCGGAGTAAGTGTTGATGGATACCTTGCAATTAACGCTTGTGCTGATGGGAGTGTTATTCACTTTCCTGGCGTTTGGCTTCTGGGTTGGCGCAACCCTGTTCACGGTGGCTTTTGTCGCCATGCTGCTTAACGACAACGCGCAGATCGGCGCCATTATGGCGAATACCACCTGGGGCGCTTCTTCCAACTGGACATTGTCCGCGTTGCCTCTCTTCGTCTGGATGGGGGAGATCCTGTTTCGCACCCGGCTGTCGGAGGACCTGTTCGAAGGCCTGGCGCCCTGGCTGCGGCGTCTGCCCGGCGGACTGCTGCACGTGAATATTCTGGGGTGCGGCATATTCGCAGCGGTGTCCGGTTCCTCTGCAGCCACCACCGCCACGGTCGGAAAGATGAGTCTGCCGGAACTGAAAAAGCGTGGGTATGACGAGACCATGGCCATTGGCACTTTGGCCGGTTCCGGCACTCTGGGATTGTTGATTCCGCCCTCGATTATTTTGATCGTCTATGGCGTCGCGGCGGAAGTGTCCATTGACCGCCTGTTCATGGCGGGAGCGATTCCCGGCCTGATGCTGATCTGCCTGTTTATGGGCTACACGGCGATCTGGTCGCTGTTGAACCGGAGCAAGGTGCCTGCGGCGGAAGGCGGGACCGATATGAAAACCAAGCTGATCGCGTTGAAGCGATTGCTGCCGGTCACCTTGCTGATCGGATTCGTCATCGGCTCCATATACGCTGGCTTCGCCACCGCCACCGAGGCGGCCACCTTGGGCGTGCTCGGATCGCTGGCTCTGACTGCTCTAACCGGGTCGTTGAGTTGGGATATGTTCAAACGCAGCCTGATCGGAGCAGTGTGCACTTCCTGCATGATCACCTTTATCCTCGCTGGCGCGTCTTTTCTCACTGTCGCCATGGCGTTCACAGGCATCCCTCGAGAGCTGGCTGAATTCATTGGAGCCATGCAACTGTCTCCGGCATTGCTGATCGTGGCGCTGACGCTGTTCTTTGTTCTACTCGGCTGTTTCCTTGACGGTATTTCCGTCGTGGTGCTGACGACATCGGTCATTCTGCCATTAGCGGAAAAGGCCGGATTCGATTTGGTCTGGTTCGGCATCTATCTGGTGCTGGTGGTGGAAATGTCGCAGATCACGCCGCCGGTCGGCTTCAATCTGTTTGTTATCCAATCCCTGACCGGCAGGGATATTTTCAGGGTGGCCCGCTATGCGACGCCGTTTTTCCTGATCCTGGTGACGGCGGTGGCGCTGCTCAGCAAGTATCCGGAAATAGCGTTGTGGCTACCGCAGACGTTGAGCAGTCGCGGTTGAGCGGGTTTAGAGATTTTTTGAGGTGACAGACACAATGACAACACAGAATACAAACACGGCGGGTGCGGGCAAATGGCGTTTCTGGGTGGACCGGGGCGGCACGTTTACAGATATTGTGGCGCGGAATCCGGCGGGAGAGTTGATCACCCATAAACT contains:
- a CDS encoding TRAP transporter small permease → MLRHTLDCLYKSGLVLASVSMVLICLLMTMQIVGRWFGLIVPSVEDFVGYFLASATFFALAYSFRHNSHIRVTFLTRQVKGVAQRYVELFNLTALLILVGFITYAVGAFVWETYEFNDVSSGYIAVPLWMPQSVMLAGLALFFIAVLDDWITALLKRKPSYVTAQEAGEAAAE
- a CDS encoding TRAP transporter large permease, whose protein sequence is MDTLQLTLVLMGVLFTFLAFGFWVGATLFTVAFVAMLLNDNAQIGAIMANTTWGASSNWTLSALPLFVWMGEILFRTRLSEDLFEGLAPWLRRLPGGLLHVNILGCGIFAAVSGSSAATTATVGKMSLPELKKRGYDETMAIGTLAGSGTLGLLIPPSIILIVYGVAAEVSIDRLFMAGAIPGLMLICLFMGYTAIWSLLNRSKVPAAEGGTDMKTKLIALKRLLPVTLLIGFVIGSIYAGFATATEAATLGVLGSLALTALTGSLSWDMFKRSLIGAVCTSCMITFILAGASFLTVAMAFTGIPRELAEFIGAMQLSPALLIVALTLFFVLLGCFLDGISVVVLTTSVILPLAEKAGFDLVWFGIYLVLVVEMSQITPPVGFNLFVIQSLTGRDIFRVARYATPFFLILVTAVALLSKYPEIALWLPQTLSSRG
- a CDS encoding B3/4 domain-containing protein translates to MVDFQMTRAAAHLGLQVVAVALEDVNNRDYTPYLHALRKVKLAQVMSAYQGCDLDTDPHIGGYRRLKESVARSWKRFPVSVENLIGILRRNGDIPLISPVVDIYNLMSLERRISIGAHDIDRLEGGVRLDITRGIEMFAPLGSVDRARAPVGEFAYLDAADRVLCRMDCRQSRETCLQPSSRRVLLIFQGHADMAAESVRAAANSCIDLILTYCGGDCTQRFECLHE
- a CDS encoding TRAP transporter substrate-binding protein; its protein translation is MRIRRLCLSFLLSLSASTGFAATKWDMPTPYADGTHHTQNIREFATDIEKATGGDLKIVVHSGASLFKHPEIFRAVRTGQAPIGEVFMGLLGNDDPIYKVDNIPFLVTSFDGAKKLYDASRPHIEKKLEKQGLKLLFSVPWPPQGIYTKEKLAAIDDLKGLKMRAYSPSTSRLSILLGATPTTVQTPEIPQAFSTGIIDAMVTSPTTGVSSQAWDFSRYYMDSRAWIPKNMVFVNLRSFKRLSKEQQDAVLQAAKVAEERGWKMAEQETTEKTADLAKHGMNVTEPTQAFISEFSKVGQTMAKEWQDEVGAEGVEIVKGLNGG
- a CDS encoding DUF2845 domain-containing protein, with the translated sequence MSASSWALRCGKDLVSESDLDYEVQAKCGQPDDVSLIGYGLTDDKTREFKIERWIYLQPNKTLFILRFEAGKLVDISWKRAP
- a CDS encoding cytochrome c5 family protein yields the protein MKTTVKAITAMLAMVFAGTVWSLTPAEEKIAERIKPVGEVCVEGQECKAAQAAVAAAAPSGPREPADIYGSKCFTCHDTGVAGAPKKGDVAAWAPRIEQGIDTLVTHAINGIKSMPPRGTCSDCTDDEIKATVEFIVEQSQ
- a CDS encoding phosphomannomutase, coding for MDLSCFKAYDIRGRVPDQLNNDIAERIGRAYVEVTGAKKVVVGYDIRLSSPAMAEALSKGLMAAGADVYDIGLCGTEQVYFATFYHKMDGGIMVTASHNPQDYNGMKLVGVDSRPISSDTGLLDIKGKVPGEFKDAEKPGSYHKLDTLEAYIQHLLTYVDASALKPMKVVVNAGNGGAGLVIDELEKHLPFTFVKVHHEPDGHFPHGVPNPLLMENRDSTRTALLESGADFGVAWDGDYDRCFLFDETGRFIEGYYIVGLLAEQLLRKHPGAGIIHDPRLVWNTIDVVEAAGGKAIQSKTGHAFIKQRMRDEDAVYGGEMSAHHYFRDFAYCDSGMIPWLMVADLINATGKSLSSLIDDRMKKYPASGEINRTLEDAGKVLKAIEEEYAPKAKSVNFVDGLSVEFDDWRFNLRMSNTEPLVRLNVESRGDQALMEAKTAELLAKIDSI